The window gagtcggtgaccaTTGTGCACCCAAACCCTTTCGGTGAATGGCTAAGTGATAGGAAGAAAGTCCCTTGTGGGTTTAGACGTGAAAAGAGACCTGGGAGTCATGGGACACGGCGAGTGgtatgagcagactcgacgagtccatagcaatctcccaatatttgaagatggactcgaggagtttttcatacaaattggcgagtcatagactggtcaagttcttaagttggagatgaacccgacgagttcaagaaggaactcggcgagtcggatgaagatggtcccgatgttatgattgaaggagaacctATCGAgttttgctagactcgacgagtggagtcggggttttGTGTGGGATTAAagaagcatggactcgacgagttggtaggccaactcggcgagtcaggtcaactgaatgttgactttgaccaatgttgactttgactgaactTGGGCTAACCTTGTATAAGgttgtatgtgatatgtgttgacttgaaggttgtcgtgtagggatcaaGGAGTCGTtgggagtcgacttgtgcgccaAGGATAGTTCAGGCGCTGCACGAAATTGAGTTGAGtcaccttccagtaggggtgggtctaaggtcacaatgtcgacccaccaaaaaggggtatttagaagataatggtctttgtgataattatcttggtctggttgtGTGAgtagtatgttatgtgtatggtagggattagtttccctgacagtggtccttaggacccaagggtcggtcagtacccggatatgcctgactgtatgcttatatctgttgattgtatgctagtagtagggggtgaatagtccccagttaccggttgaaagataccgatgatggttaccggttgaaagataccgatgttgattaccggttgaaagataccgatgatggctatcggttgaaagataccgatgaaggttaccggttgaaagataccgatgaagattaccggttgaaagataccgacgatatggtatggtatgtggtatgatgggggaactcactaagcttcgtgcttacaattttggttttggtttcaggtacctcatcgttgaaggggaaagagtcggcggtgtagcagcgcatcacacacacacacacatgtttccgcaagaagtttttgggactgtactctgattttcaatacttatgatgttatggttgaaatacaacattatgatttgtaatgaatgttttattgacaatgttttggtaaaatgtttgcTAAATGCgttaattcaaaaataaaatttttggccttgaaatttGGGCCGTTacactatgtcttaatccataaccCCGAATTAATGACAATTGACTATGTCCAATtgatactctcggactagggacaatgattgtgtctaatccatgctcccggataattgacatatactaaagttctattcacTGAGTATAACTCccttgtactcgtaagaaaatactacccaatattcctcataattaatttaggtctactctttatcctaaattatcatatataatcaggtataaTCTTTAACACGTATTacaggcaacatcaattaactcacacataaacatataattaatacttcaatcaatacttgtattaaaatcatgttcatgaaagggactatgcactcgcCTGAAAGAtggtgactcagcacttggacagcgcttcgatactctcaaaacaattttccttcgataaaacctagtatcaataccactagggtttagtctaacgataaccgcgacaaattaatagtctgactattattactattatataagcgttaaacgatacttatataactcataataatagcccaaataattattttaaggacctaataacattactataattatttgaaagctatattaaaaattgcgtaagcgtagcttacTTATAgcagattttaaagaaaaccgggttttgctcggagcagcgtttcgaaaccgaaagaccctttttttctcgggactccgggagcctcagggcttccctTGGGTGTTAGGGGTTTCCTAGGGTTTTGGGGGGTTAAAatgggttagagagagaaagtagtgagagaaagaatgaGTTTTGGTGTGATTTCCTCGGTAGCCTTCGCAACCCTTTTATAGGCGCAACTCCTCGGACGAACGTTGGGCGTTTAGCAtagctacgttgggcgtagcttCGGATAGGGTCTAGTTGCGTCCAGTTGTCTCACACTTCGGAAGAGGATAaggaccgagggtacgctgggcgtaccaacctTGGACGCAGGGCGTAGGGCGAAGCGAGGCGACGTGGCGTGATCCGAAGGGCGCTCTgcgatcagcgatggacggctgcgatgaggccacgtcatccatctcgcatcagatttcgcaatttcCACACtcgactttaaaaattcgtaactttcgcgtacgagcttcattttcgacgttctctatatccacgcaaaggcggaaacgtactctacaactttcgtttagacttcgtcagctaattttgaatttattttaaaagttatattgtttaacaggccgggacacgattggtccgttaaaaattcataacttcttcatctgacgtccgttttcatctgtgtttttatcgttacgctactattaacgagatattcgattctcgtttaggttgtgtcggttaaaaccgctcgatctaatattcgaattttgggttgtacactgctaagccgaaacttcgaaaaatcataatttcctcatacgaagtcagattcgagCGTTCGTTTTATGgatgctcttggtttaacgtatcctatgactttcatttagatcgctaaggttaAATAtcactctattgtaaattcactgtttacgattcccggtgtcgtgccggttccgtcacgaaacttcgacaggtcataacttcttcgttataactcggatttcggcgttctttatatgtacggaaaccttgtgacatattctacaacttgtttaagattatttattctaaataatcttttgtcgaaaagtcgttttcgacccatattgcctctaaattgactagcccggatctgcgggcgttacaatcatctcccccttaggatgattatgacccggaatcatcaacgaaacagggctcgtatagtgactccatacgtcatctcttcatcctaggtaataattataacttctatattccttcaagtctatctcttagacttattgactgtaagcagtactcgatcgtgcacctgctctctatatcaggttagactccaaattatgacctaccaTCATGTaatgcacgtttagactcaggtctgttagagttaaattccaaaacagactatgccttccttcatgttctaatgtgatataatcaaattttaaaagGTAGCATTCCTAGCTACAAGAAACTATCGTGATAcctctactgtttgttttttattAATTCTTCCGGCTTGAGTCAGGTGCTACATcagacttggttctctgaaccatgtaacatactcgtcttagtcggactcaattcgatatgaccattagggtcggaataacaataatCTCCTtaatcattaccgaaacgatggtaacgacctACTTAAATAAAACGAAAtcgattactagtttcttggtaaccttgtgactttccctgatccaagcgtgagtcatgtgcttccggtagtataggcctctactactattcacacctactcatacgcgtcccaagtattgtcccgcagttttccaagtcaccatacaagaaaatcacataacaacttaacacatcaaatatcaaaatgaaggttttatattattccttgaaatgattacataggtgttcaagttcaccctagactatgcctctaacaagctacatcatacgatattatggctactgcataactcgatcttcggatatgaagttcTCATCCTTGATTTCTCGccttgtcatctgcttcgtcaaggatcatctgAAAtactcttgcctttggctttggcggcacatttggctttgtagccccttctctctttgggcagtcttgcttaaAGTGTCCCTCTTCGCCACACCTAAAGCAGACTTCTCTCTTGGTTGTGCATTCGCTggcgtaatgaccagtcttcccgcatttaaagcaggtcatCTATTTAGAGCATTTCCCGATGTGCTTCTttctgcacttgtcacaccattgtgttccttcttcgaacttctttgaaccaaactttgagaattttcccttctcgtcggaccttgaagatccttcaaactttctcttctcgccaacctccatcttgctggcggctcttcccttgatcatatcttcaacagacttggcagcccaaatagctgcctccagagtaggtgcttgACGTACTAGCACCGCATACTCCCagggaagtccctttgcgtacttgtcaacttttgtcagctcatctgggacaaggcgcaaagcaaactccattttatccgtgaagttgttggtgtattcatcgatggacatgcttcctttcttcaaagtTAGGAATTCGTTCTCTAGCTCGAGTAGGTTTTGGGCTTAGCAATACTTAcatttgaattgcaccaaaaactctgcccatgttagttgcaggggctcattggggcttaaagtcttccccagggTGTTCCACCAGTGAACAGCGCCTCCTATGAAttgacgtactgcaaacgtggtttgtagcttgcctttgcaaccacatgtcatgaaggcttattccatttctgagatccaatccatgactccgatcggatcttccttcccagtgaaattcgatggcttgcaagttagaaaatctttgtacttgcatccattcctctcgagtCCTTCATCTTGATTGTTCCACCTAATCACCGGTGGatcagcttgaccaacggtcctgcTGTCGTTCCCTTCCTCAGACTGTCTGTCATTCAGCTCAGGCTGTTCAATAGGCATCGTAAGTTCCTCTCgagtttgttgaagtaaacgccttgtttcctccatttgatgatccaacatcatctggatcaacgcttgaactccggccatcgtgattggctcaggagcggctactacaacaggtatttgctcaataacTGGCGggtgatctcggttcccatttgcattcacgttttcCGCTATGGGTCCTTGCCATCCTGATCTatgcaccgaataaggtgaatctagatctttatttaggattgacgtttaaatcatccttatcactctgaaatgtTTATATggtagttctaatatcgtagttaaatgcTTAGAATCCTGTACACATAAGATTTCCAGATTCGATCTGCAATAGACCATAGATttgaacaaataacagcatatcaggcataaacatttagcacacaaaagcattttaggcgcaattcctaaaataagctagtgctcacacctcacaatcatcgcttagcattctaagtttaagtctagaaataaatccatattcctagttcgcttaaactaatgctctgataccaactgtgacatccccattttcacggccagaaaagaacgatttttgtttatgctttataaaaatcaaagtatctcTTTTAagaaaaacgttgcggaatttgttcccagaaaaacatgataattacattatcaagacatttccgaagaaatgtatttatattcatttttaaaacatttgggatgtcattgtcaatacagaaacataagcataaacagaacttacactcattatcactagtgatttatatcgccttaatctctcagtgtaatgtgactttatatcaacacctgtgatataaataaattgagtgggtcaggttgggaaacctgatgagtacatagggatttcaatcccacaatgttatgtcatatatataatttagaactcacaaaatatacaatttcactttatatgtataagcaactcttatcccaccccgtcgaccctcacaacgagactatccataatctcaaacctaagattaaccgttttacctaatccatactcccagatcagaAATGAACGGCTTTACcgaatccatactctcagattaatgatgaatggttatgcctaatccatactctcggactagggacgaatgactaatccatactttcggattaatgacgaatgattatgcctaatccatactctcggactagggacgaatgactatgtcttaatccatactcccgaactaaggacaactgactatgtcttaatccatacccctgaattaatgacagttgactatgtccaatccatactctcggactagggacaatgactgtgTTTAATCCATGCTCCTAGATAAATGACATATGCTAAAGTTCTATTCactgagtataactcacttgtactcgtaagaaaatactacccaatattcctcataattaatttaggtctactctttatcctaaattatcatatataatcaggtatattctttaacacgtatttcaggcaacatcaattaactcacacataaacatataattaatacttcaatcaatacatgtattaaaatcatgttaatgaaagggactatgcactcacctgaaaggtggtgactcagcactcggacaacgcttcgatactctcaaaacaattttcctttgataaaacctagtatcaataccactagggtttagtctaacgataaccgcgacaaattaatagtctgactattattactactatataagcgttaaacgatacttatataactcataataatagcccaaataattattttaaggacctaataacattactataattatttgaaagctatattaaaaattgcgtaagcgtagcttacttacagcagattttaaagaaaatcgggctttgctcggagcagcgtttcgaaaccgaaagaccctttttttcTCGGTactccgggagcctcgaggcTTCCCTTGGGTGTTAGGGGGGTTTCCTAGAGTTTTGGGGGGTTAAAatgggttagagagagaaagtagtgagagaaagaatgaGTTTTGGTGTGATTTCCTCGGCAGCCTTCGCAGCCATTTTATAGGCGCAACTCCTCGGACGAACGCTGGACGTTCAGCatagctacgctgggcgtagcttcGGATAGGGTCCAGCTGCGTCCAGCTGTCTCGCACATCGTATGAGGATAaggaccgagggtacgctgggcgtaccaacctTGGACGCAGGGCGTAGGGCGAAGCGAGGCGACGTGGCGTGATCCGAAGGGTCCTCTGCGATCAGCGATGGACGACTGCGATGAGGCCACATCATCCATCCATCTCacatcagatttcgcaatttgCACACtcgactttaaaaattcgtaaattTTGCatacgagatcttcgattctcgtttgggttgtgtcggctaaaaaccgttcgatctaatattcgaattttgggttgtacactgctaagtcgaaacttcaaaaaatcataacttcctcatacgaagtcagatttgggcgttctttttatggatgctctcgttttaacgtattctacgactttcgtttagatcgctaaggctaaatctcgctctatcgtaaattcactgttTACGCTttccggtgtcgtgtcggttccgtcgcgaaacttcgacaggtcataacttcttcattataactcggatttcggcgttctttatatgtacggaaaccttgtgacatattctacaacttggttaagattatttattctaaataatcttttgtcgaaaagtcgttttcgacccctattgcctctaaattgactagcccggatctgcgggcgttacagaaaGTCTCCTAATACTTCCCTTATAACGTTATTAAGATGTAAGGAGActacatacaaacatttttatgttgcacatatcaatccatatatggatttccTAATATGCTAGCACATATTGGAATTGGAGGAACTATCCAACAACATTGTGAGGCCAGTATGATACTTGAAGCGATACTGTTGCAAGATTTATGGTTTTGACATGCATACTTTGGTGTCATTGGTTCCTGCTAACGTAGGTATTTTCCCATGAACTTCACCCCATTAAACCACCAATATCAATACAATATACATGAGCCTGATATGTATAAACATACACAAAAGATTAGGCCTCCTAAAATAGAAcacataataataaatatatatactaACAGCCCCCTGCAGTTGGAACGCCCGCCTGATCTCAAATGTTCAAACTGGACCGAATATCAAGAAACAACGGAGACGGAAGGCCCTTGGTGAAAATATCTACATAGTGAGAGGATGAGGGAACATGCAAAACCCGAATTTGACCCATAGTAACTTTATCCCGAACAAAGTGTATGTCAATCTCAATATGCTTGGTTCTCTGATATTGAACGAGATTGGAAGAGAGATGACATTGTCACAATAAACAATTGTGGCATGCGTAGGTGGTGGAGTTCGCGAAGAAGATTTCTAACCCAACACGTTTCAACAACCATATTAGCAACCCCCcctatattcagcttcagcacTGAATCGAACTCCCTCTCTGAACACCAACATACAATATCAATAACTCTACTTAAATCATTTCCCTATAATACACATATTATAATTTGTTTATACTTTTACTTCATAACCTTCTCTTATATTATCATGTTATACACATAACTTctcttatattattatataagagtttttttttttttttttggaaccagAATTACCTGAAACttattatataagagttaaaTCACACATTTTTATAAATCCTTTTATACATATAATAGGGTGTGAATGATTCAAACATATTCTTGGGTTTACACATACACaccaacacacacacacgtaaAGACACCAAACACACATACAACACGAAACAAACCTTATTCTTCGTTTTAAGCATTAACATCCAACCAAACTTATAATGCATGATATGGATTGTATTTTACCCATAAAATTTAGTTAGATTTCATggaccaaaaacattaaaaagttgAGCTATTCGGCTCTAGGGTTTTTAGTGAAAAATCTAGATGAAAGATATTGTTTTCTTGGTCCTAGACTTCAACACAAGACCAAGTAAAATTGAGGGAGTCAATAATGTTCCTAGCAACCTTAAACATGTCATAAAACATATCCAAGAGCTTCAAAGAAAAATTGAAGTAGTCTTTTACAAAATCCCGAAAATAGAGTGATTACGAAGATTTAAATGCTTTTACCAAGAGAATCACTTCGCTAAAACCAGACAGCAAAAAGCTCAAAACAGAAAATCCCTCTATAACACGGTTTCCGGCGATCTAGAGGCTATCGGAGGCAACTCCGGCCACCACAGCCTTGGAAAGAGGTTGATAAGAACCCTAGGGACTGAGTGAAGTAAAAAAATACCTTGGAGGTGGTCGGGTTTGAGCTAGCTGCAACGTCGTTTCTCCTCCCGAAACCCTAGACGACGACAAACTCCACAGCTTTCTTTCTATCGATTTAAGGAACGAAAAGGACCTGAAGATTTCTTCTTATGGACAAGATTACATGTATAAAGGGAGGGGAATCAACTTTCTTTTAAGAGATCAAACTTTCAGGCTCCAAAAACGGAAAACAAAGTAACAAACACCCCGATGCTGCGTCGTATACCAGAAAGAAGATGACACCATTTTTGAGACTTGACAGTTTTGGTCCCTCGGTTTTGGCAAGCTTACTCAATACATCCTATGCCTAAATTGTTCTACACAAATGATTTCTGGAAATTACCCCTTTTGGTCCCTGAACATATATattctattaatttaaattaaattgatttattattgttattattattattattattattattaatttaactcCTTAACATCTACAtcatatcttttaattaattaattcactTGTCAAATCTACGAAATTTAATGTTTGATAATTTAATTATTCGTTACTATGTATTAAATGGAAACGGGCATTACATCTAAACAAGTATTAGCTTATCATAAAGTATACATATTCTATAAATTAATAGTCCATTCACAAACCACATGGACTAAAATTATAATCCACTCTACCTTATATACCAAATTTAATGTAAACTTTGTATAAAATAATTAAGTATGTTCTTAGTTTCTTACATTTGCAATTTTGCATAGTGCAATATGTCTTGTATTAGTAGTCTCAAGTTCAAAGACGATGACCCTCCCTCCTTTATAGCATCATTCGCCATCTTTCCAATCTCTTTTGCTTTATTCCTTCTCTCAATTCCTTCAATTCCACATTCCATTACTTTCTCAATAGCCTTCTGAACACCCTCTCTCTTCACTTTCACTCCAAACCTCTCTTCTTCCCCAACATGAACAACAGAATCCACTCCAACACTCACTCCAATCCCCAAAACCTGCACCACCAGTTTCTCATTAATAAATTGCTCTGCAAATTGAGGCCATGTGATCATCGGAATACCAGCACACACTGATTCCAGAGTTGAATTCCATCCACAATGAGTCAGGAATCCTCCAATTGAAGGGTGAGACAAAATTAGCACTTGTGGGGCCCAGCCTCTGATGATTAACCCTCGATCTTTAACCCTTTCTTCAAATCCACTTTCTGAAAGCCATTCCTCGACTTCTTTCTCTCTAGTATCGGATCTAATCACCCAAATGAATGGGTGGTTTGATGCTTCTAGGGCTAACCCAAGCTCGATTAGTTGTGGGGTGTTAACTCGAACAAGACTACCAAAACAAGAATAAACAACGGATTCGGGTTTTTTAGAATCTAACCATTTTAGACATTGGTCTTCGTTGATTGAGCTTACGTTTCCTCTTTGAGATTTCTCAGAATCATTGTTAAGGGAGAGTGACAATGGCCCAATACACCAGACTTTACCTTTTCTTAATTTCTTGTACTCGTGAACGTATTCTTGTTCTAACTCTTCAAAACTATTGATTACGACTCCGTAAGCTTTCACTTCTGCATCTCTAGCTCGTTGACGGAAGGCACTTGTGTCGATGGAGCTGGGATTGAACTCCGGTGGGAGTTGGTTTCTTGTAAGCTCGATCTTGTCAGGTAAACCAGGGACTACGAAGGGTTGTGATTCAGGCAAACCGTCGAACACCTTGGTTACATACAGATTGTTGTAACAGAGTTCGTTAAAGCAACTCATTCCGTCAAACATGATTCTGGGAATTTGATGCTTATCGGCGAAATCACCTGTCCAAGACATGTACTTATCGGATATGATACAGTTTGGGCGAGGTTTTAGCATCCCGAAACGTTCTTCGAGCTTTTGCTGAAGCATGTCAATGGCGGCTAAAAAATTTGGGACTAAATCCACACTAGGGATCTTATCTGTCATTTCGCATCCTTCAGGTAGTCCAGCCTCAGCTGTCGGAAATGGGAGTTCAAGGAATCGGAAGGGGAGTTCGGCTTTGGTGACACCGTATCGGACGGCATTGAGAGGTGTGGTAGCGATTGTCACCATTACGTTCGGTTGTTTTGCAAGGAGTTTGGCCATGTCGATCATGGGAATTGTATGGCCAGGACCTATGTGGGGAACCAAAAGAAAGTGGAGGGTTTCGGTAGCCATTGTTGGCGAATTTTGGAGAATCTTGAGGGTGATAAGTTCTTTTACGAGTTTAGTTTCTTGATAGATATAGGAAATGGAATGTGGTTTGCGTATTTATAAAGAGAAAGTGATCATTTTTTGTGTTGGACAGGATGATTACCATATGAAATACGAATCTTCCGTGTGTTTTGAAAACTGTGAAAAGTGAACGAAGATCGTGAGGAGTCTTTCATGGCGACTCCATGACCATTTTTAGACTATTCTCAAACGTGGTTATAATTTAGGTAATcggtgaagaaaaaaaaaatactaatggTTGGCAATTATCTCAACACACATTGTCTCGTACTCTTATGTTCAAATGAGCACAATATCTTCTCCTGTAATGTAAAACTTTCATTATTTCATCAACCAAAACATTTCATTGAATCATTTCTAAAGATAATCAAAGTAAGTCATAAAATAGATAGTGTGAAAATCTTCAAGGAATGCAGTGTGATCTAGTCGGAgtcttccctttggaaccagaagtaccttaaacatttaaacataaaatcatAAGCATAAAGTTTAGAGAGTTCCACGATACCACGTAACCATCTGGGTCTGCCAACaaacataacgggccccgccttACATGCATCACGGGCCCCGCCAAACATACATAACGAGCTCCGCCCACAAACATGGTAGGCTTATCAAACATATATGTAAGAGTCACAACGACAGTCTAGCATCGTACAcgatataatgagaagactcaccacaCTAACATAGTCGAAAGCACCAAAACTCACACAGACGGTAAGTTGTTGCTACACAACACCTAATGAAACATTCAAGGTCAAACCTTAGACCACCTTCTGAAAGTACTCAGTTGACCAAAAGCCAACCAGGtaaaaaagtcaacagtcaacggttaCAACGCCATGGCCAACTTTTGGCCACATTGTGGCTACTCTCCGACAAAAAGTCGCGACCAACTCCGCCACCACGTCGTGGGCAGCAACACGACAAAATAACCGCAAACCCTTTGCTCAAACTTTCAAGATGGCTTCTTGGGACcctaaaggttcataaaaatccaaactttatAGACAAGCATGACCCATGCATGTCCTTTACTCAACCTAGGTCAAAGGGGGATGAAATGGAGTCCAACTCTATGCATGGCACCAAAACTTCACAAGAGTTAAGAACTGAAACATATAAGGCATTTGGGACTCCCAAGAcccataaagttgaaaactttatggtAACCAACCATTCAAACTTCaccaaaaggaccaaaagtgcTTAAATCCTAAGTCTACAAGAAAACAACCATCAAGATACGAAAAAGAAGACTTACAAAGGTCTAAAAGTTGCTCAAATGAAATCCCTAAGCTTGGCAAGAGGTTCCCTTCACCACAAGGTTCTTCTTCTCCCTTCTAAGAGCACCAACACCAAAATGAGCTCAAATGAGGAATATATGGGTTATGGTTTGA of the Lactuca sativa cultivar Salinas chromosome 6, Lsat_Salinas_v11, whole genome shotgun sequence genome contains:
- the LOC111894170 gene encoding UDP-glycosyltransferase 73C4 isoform X1, which gives rise to MATETLHFLLVPHIGPGHTIPMIDMAKLLAKQPNVMVTIATTPLNAVRYGVTKAELPFRFLELPFPTAEAGLPEGCEMTDKIPSVDLVPNFLAAIDMLQQKLEERFGMLKPRPNCIISDKYMSWTGDFADKHQIPRIMFDGMSCFNELCYNNLYVTKVFDGLPESQPFVVPGLPDKIELTRNQLPPEFNPSSIDTSAFRQRARDAEVKAYGVVINSFEELEQEYVHEYKKLRKGKVWCIGPLSLSLNNDSEKSQRGNVSSINEDQCLKWLDSKKPESVVYSCFGSLVRVNTPQLIELGLALEASNHPFIWVIRSDTREKEVEEWLSESGFEERVKDRGLIIRGWAPQVLILSHPSIGGFLTHCGWNSTLESVCAGIPMITWPQFAEQFINEKLVVQVLGIGVSVGVDSVVHVGEEERFGVKVKREGVQKAIEKVMECGIEGIERRNKAKEIGKMANDAIKEGGSSSLNLRLLIQDILHYAKLQM
- the LOC111894170 gene encoding UDP-glycosyltransferase 73E1 isoform X2 — protein: MATETLHFLLVPHIGPGHTIPMIDMAKLLAKQPNVMVTIATTPLNAVRYGVTKAELPFRFLELPFPTAEAGLPEGCEMTDKIPSVDLVPNFLAAIDMLQQKLEERFGMLKPRPNCIISDKYMSWTGDFADKHQIPRIMFDGMSCFNELCYNNLYVTKVFDGLPESQPFVVPGLPDKIELTRNQLPPEFNPSSIDTSAFRQRARDAEVKAYGVVINSFEELEQEYVHEYKKLRKGKVWCIGPLSLSLNNDSEKSQRGNVSSINEDQCLKWLDSKKPESVVYSCFGSLVRVNTPQLIELGLALEASNHPFIWVIRSDTREKEVEEWLSESGFEERVKDRGLIIRGWAPQVLILSHPSIGGFLTHCGWNSTLESVCAGFGDWSECWSGFCCSCWGRREVWSESEERGCSEGY